A part of Chloroflexota bacterium genomic DNA contains:
- a CDS encoding transketolase, with product MEKAKDIVDQLIDLILNYRQSGHPGGSRSKVHMLLSLMLSGAMRWDIRHPKKPFADRFILSAGHTIPLVYCTLALLDETLRIKYAQTGDPRYLMDEADMNMLVWEDLLSFRRRGGLSGHAEITDKTLFIKFNTGPSGHGSPAAAGEALALKRAGAGEVKVFMIEGEAGLTPGAVHETMNSAWGLNLDNLVLLVDWNDFGIDNHKVSDVVYGTPEDWIGSHGWHVIGADEGSEWASVTKALLDISALQPADHKPKAAWFKTRKGRGYLKYDNASHGSPHKMDSETFWETKKPFVDKYGAEFKNYLGSAPADEAGVVEEFRANLSAVMDVLKADQDLVDFLANRLVEIGDRVPKSVESFCLGDGQKTPFMDERVYDFENYPSALYKKPGEKAPNRAALADWGAWVNAFGAENYGRPLFIVSSADLAGSTNIAGFAKSYNGFPGYGWYGLNGNDEGVLLPQEITEFANAGIMAGLAVTNLSADPEKSFEGFWAASSTYGSFSYLKYGMARLLSQMAQDCPWKLGKVLWVAGHSGPETADDSRTHFGIFAPGVTQLFPKGSVINLHPWEYNEVPVVLGAALKLDVPIIALHLTRPSIEIPDRSTLKMVSHFEAAKGAYIVRDYEPEKPRGGTFYVQGTSAMANVVKMLTTLDEKDLNIKIVYVSSTQLFEQQPESYQKKIITAADRIDSTVITTQSRSLMKDWIFNDNNLAYAISSDWDDQWRTGGTLDEVLDEAHLSPEWILKGIERFVADRDDRLALFRKELSDCK from the coding sequence ATGGAAAAGGCTAAAGATATTGTTGATCAGCTTATAGATCTAATTTTAAATTACCGTCAAAGTGGTCATCCTGGCGGTTCACGTTCAAAAGTGCACATGCTATTGTCTTTGATGTTGAGTGGTGCAATGCGTTGGGATATCCGGCACCCAAAGAAACCCTTTGCTGATCGGTTTATTCTCTCTGCGGGGCATACAATTCCTCTGGTCTATTGCACGCTTGCACTTCTGGATGAGACACTGCGGATTAAATATGCTCAAACCGGCGATCCACGCTACCTAATGGATGAAGCCGACATGAATATGTTGGTTTGGGAAGATCTGCTGAGTTTTCGCCGGCGTGGCGGCCTTTCGGGCCATGCTGAGATAACTGATAAAACTTTGTTCATCAAATTTAATACCGGTCCATCTGGCCACGGCAGTCCAGCGGCTGCCGGTGAGGCTTTAGCTCTGAAACGAGCAGGAGCAGGTGAAGTAAAGGTTTTCATGATAGAAGGCGAGGCAGGCCTGACACCGGGCGCAGTTCATGAAACAATGAATTCAGCTTGGGGTTTGAACCTTGATAACCTGGTCTTGTTGGTCGATTGGAATGATTTTGGCATTGATAACCATAAGGTAAGTGATGTGGTTTATGGCACACCTGAGGATTGGATTGGCTCTCATGGTTGGCATGTCATCGGTGCTGATGAAGGCAGTGAATGGGCTAGTGTCACAAAGGCCTTACTGGATATTTCAGCTCTTCAACCGGCTGATCATAAACCTAAGGCTGCCTGGTTCAAGACAAGAAAAGGCCGTGGTTACTTGAAATATGACAATGCTTCTCATGGTTCACCACATAAGATGGATAGTGAGACTTTTTGGGAGACCAAGAAGCCTTTTGTGGACAAATATGGCGCTGAATTCAAGAACTATCTGGGAAGCGCACCTGCCGATGAAGCTGGTGTAGTTGAGGAATTCCGGGCTAATCTAAGTGCTGTGATGGATGTATTAAAAGCGGATCAAGACCTGGTTGATTTCCTGGCGAATCGGCTTGTTGAGATCGGTGACCGAGTCCCAAAATCAGTCGAATCGTTTTGTCTGGGTGATGGGCAGAAAACCCCCTTCATGGATGAGCGGGTATATGATTTTGAGAATTATCCCAGCGCACTATATAAAAAACCGGGTGAAAAGGCTCCGAACAGGGCGGCTCTTGCAGATTGGGGCGCGTGGGTAAATGCTTTTGGTGCTGAGAATTATGGAAGGCCTCTTTTTATTGTCTCCTCTGCCGATCTGGCAGGTTCGACTAATATCGCCGGTTTTGCCAAAAGTTACAATGGTTTCCCGGGATATGGTTGGTATGGTTTGAATGGGAATGATGAAGGGGTTCTTCTCCCGCAGGAGATCACAGAATTTGCTAATGCAGGCATAATGGCCGGGTTAGCTGTGACCAACCTTTCAGCTGACCCAGAAAAAAGCTTTGAGGGGTTTTGGGCAGCCAGTTCAACCTATGGCTCCTTCTCTTATTTAAAGTATGGGATGGCTCGATTACTGAGCCAGATGGCGCAGGATTGTCCGTGGAAGTTGGGTAAGGTGTTGTGGGTGGCAGGGCATTCCGGCCCAGAGACAGCCGATGACAGCCGAACCCACTTCGGAATTTTTGCACCTGGTGTGACCCAGCTATTTCCAAAGGGTAGTGTGATTAACCTTCATCCCTGGGAATATAACGAAGTACCCGTAGTTTTAGGTGCTGCATTGAAGCTTGACGTGCCGATCATTGCACTGCACTTAACACGCCCAAGTATTGAAATCCCTGATCGATCAACTCTGAAGATGGTTTCACATTTTGAGGCTGCTAAGGGTGCGTACATCGTTCGTGATTATGAACCTGAAAAGCCCAGGGGCGGTACTTTCTATGTGCAAGGTACCAGTGCAATGGCGAATGTGGTTAAAATGTTAACTACACTGGATGAAAAGGATCTGAATATAAAGATAGTCTATGTATCCAGCACGCAATTGTTTGAACAACAACCGGAGAGTTACCAAAAGAAGATTATTACTGCCGCAGACCGGATTGATTCAACGGTTATCACAACCCAATCCCGAAGTTTGATGAAGGATTGGATCTTCAACGACAATAACCTGGCGTATGCAATTTCATCTGACTGGGATGATCAATGGCGCACCGGGGGAACCCTCGATGAAGTATTAGACGAGGCGCACCTTTCGCCTGAATGGATTTTGAAAGGTATTGAACGTTTCGTCGCTGACCGAGATGACAGGTTGGCATTATTCCGAAAAGAATTGTCAGACTGCAAATGA
- a CDS encoding bifunctional 4-hydroxy-2-oxoglutarate aldolase/2-dehydro-3-deoxy-phosphogluconate aldolase, with product MDKKLVFEKVKELGLLAVLRGPSEEKTVKAVDALVAGGVKGIEITYSTPNAPAVVNTLVKKYGDDILVGMGTLTEPEHIQMAVENGAKFIVSPMFDPALTKKFVSSGLFSMVGCFTPSEIFQAYKMGADVIKIFPGRLAGPKYIKDLKGPLPHIPVMPTGGVDKDNVAEWFKVGVVAVGAGSSLCPKEMVLNEEFSKITEIAKAFVEEVNSCRHGKSN from the coding sequence ATGGATAAGAAATTGGTGTTTGAAAAGGTAAAAGAATTGGGCTTACTGGCTGTACTGCGAGGCCCATCTGAGGAAAAGACTGTCAAAGCGGTGGATGCGTTGGTGGCTGGAGGTGTGAAAGGGATTGAGATTACTTATTCAACACCGAATGCACCAGCCGTAGTCAATACGCTTGTTAAAAAATATGGGGATGACATTTTAGTTGGTATGGGTACATTGACTGAGCCGGAACATATCCAGATGGCGGTGGAAAATGGTGCAAAATTCATTGTTTCACCAATGTTCGATCCTGCTCTTACAAAGAAATTTGTGAGCAGCGGTTTGTTTTCAATGGTTGGGTGTTTTACTCCCTCGGAAATTTTTCAAGCCTATAAAATGGGCGCGGATGTAATTAAAATTTTTCCCGGACGATTGGCTGGCCCGAAGTATATTAAGGATCTCAAAGGACCCTTGCCGCATATCCCTGTGATGCCTACAGGCGGTGTGGATAAGGATAACGTGGCTGAATGGTTCAAAGTTGGTGTTGTGGCTGTTGGTGCAGGTAGTAGTCTGTGTCCAAAAGAGATGGTATTGAATGAAGAGTTTTCAAAAATCACCGAGATCGCGAAAGCCTTTGTTGAAGAGGTGAATTCATGCCGACACGGAAAAAGTAACTAA
- the pyk gene encoding pyruvate kinase: MERFAKIVCTLGPSSESKKQIMALVKAGMNVARLNFSHGTHEEHLKKLNIVREVSNELNIPITILQDLQGPKLRIGVIPQGTMDLKVGDEVTLSSSEDFVSGSDDIFIPFEVPDLHKAVHPGNHILLDDGQLEMEVTKITGDRIDAVVTLGGTLKSNKGVNLPGANLTFPSFTDKDRINLKFGLEQGVDMVAISFVKTAEDVQTVRTAIEEMAILPAQKKTPIIAKLERPEALENLEAIMQVTDGVMVARGDLGVEMSPAGVPIAQKEIIASANRHGRLVITATQMLDSMINNPRPTRAEATDVANAVFDGTDAVMLSGETAAGKYPVESVQMMDAIVREAEANRKQWGKVITDWADDSRSDAISITRAAKSLATDRNVIAIVVFTQSGRTARLMSKARPDVPILAFTPEMRTYEQMGLYWGVSPMLVPFADTLETMVKHVETAISATTDLQPGQQVIVITGFPVGAHRQPNLALLHTLGEV, translated from the coding sequence ATGGAACGTTTTGCGAAAATCGTCTGCACCCTGGGGCCAAGCAGTGAATCCAAAAAACAGATCATGGCTTTGGTCAAAGCTGGGATGAATGTTGCCCGTTTAAATTTTTCCCACGGGACGCATGAAGAACATCTAAAAAAACTTAATATCGTTCGCGAAGTTTCAAACGAGCTTAACATACCCATCACCATCCTCCAGGATTTACAAGGTCCAAAATTGCGGATTGGCGTTATCCCACAAGGCACCATGGATCTGAAAGTCGGGGATGAAGTCACTCTCAGCTCTTCTGAAGATTTTGTCAGCGGATCGGATGATATTTTCATCCCCTTTGAAGTCCCTGATCTCCATAAAGCCGTCCATCCCGGAAATCACATCCTGCTGGATGACGGTCAACTAGAAATGGAAGTCACAAAGATCACTGGCGACCGGATTGATGCCGTAGTGACCCTGGGTGGCACGCTAAAATCCAATAAGGGTGTAAACCTGCCTGGTGCCAACCTGACCTTCCCCTCCTTTACGGATAAAGATCGGATCAATCTGAAATTCGGCCTCGAACAAGGCGTGGATATGGTTGCCATTTCCTTCGTCAAGACCGCAGAAGACGTTCAAACCGTTCGTACTGCCATTGAGGAAATGGCCATCCTCCCCGCTCAAAAGAAAACCCCGATCATCGCCAAATTGGAACGTCCTGAAGCCTTAGAAAATCTTGAAGCCATCATGCAGGTCACGGATGGCGTAATGGTGGCTCGCGGTGATCTCGGGGTGGAAATGTCGCCGGCTGGCGTGCCGATCGCCCAGAAGGAAATCATCGCCAGTGCAAATCGTCACGGTCGTTTGGTGATCACAGCAACACAGATGCTGGACTCGATGATTAACAATCCCCGCCCCACCCGGGCAGAAGCCACAGATGTGGCTAATGCGGTTTTTGACGGCACAGATGCCGTGATGCTCTCCGGTGAGACCGCCGCTGGCAAATACCCTGTCGAGAGCGTCCAAATGATGGATGCCATCGTCCGCGAGGCAGAAGCCAACCGGAAACAATGGGGCAAAGTTATCACCGATTGGGCGGATGATTCTCGGAGTGACGCCATCTCGATCACCCGAGCAGCCAAATCCTTGGCTACTGACCGGAATGTGATTGCCATCGTGGTCTTCACCCAATCCGGTCGGACAGCACGCCTGATGTCAAAAGCTCGCCCGGATGTCCCGATTCTGGCTTTCACACCCGAAATGCGGACCTATGAACAGATGGGCCTCTACTGGGGCGTCAGCCCCATGTTGGTGCCTTTTGCCGACACACTCGAGACTATGGTCAAACATGTCGAGACGGCGATCTCAGCCACAACGGATCTGCAACCCGGTCAACAAGTGATCGTCATCACAGGTTTCCCGGTTGGCGCTCACAGACAGCCCAACCTGGCACTCCTGCACACACTGGGTGAAGTCTAA
- the rocD gene encoding ornithine--oxo-acid transaminase, with protein MLNSEYFIQLEDQYGAHNYHPLDVVLTKGEGVWVYDVDGNKYLDCLSAYSALNQGHNHPKIRQAMIDQLDKITLTSRAFRNDQLGLFYKKLSDMTGYEMSLPMNSGAEAVETAIKVARKWAYQVKGVPRYKAEIIVAEGNFHGRTTTIISFTTTEFYKHDFGPFTPGFPMLPYGDLEAIKAAITPNTCAIMLEPLQGENGIIVPPEGYLKAVKDLCEKNNILFIADEIQTGLGRTGALFASQHEGVHPDITIIGKALSGGFYPVSAVLADKAILGLIEPGEHGSTFGGNPLGAAVGIAALEVIEDENLVENAQKMGQYIMEYLEEIPKKNIKDIRGKGLLIGVELKHELGGARRFAETLQKKGILVKETHEHILRLAPPLVIDKETVDWMLPILRDVLLMD; from the coding sequence ATGCTAAATAGCGAATATTTCATTCAGCTCGAAGATCAATACGGCGCGCATAATTATCACCCCCTGGATGTCGTTCTCACCAAAGGTGAAGGCGTCTGGGTCTACGATGTGGATGGCAACAAGTATCTTGATTGCCTAAGTGCCTATTCCGCCCTCAACCAGGGCCACAACCACCCCAAAATCCGTCAGGCTATGATCGACCAGCTTGACAAAATCACGCTCACCTCTAGGGCATTCCGCAACGACCAACTGGGGCTCTTCTACAAGAAGCTTTCCGACATGACCGGCTATGAAATGTCGCTGCCTATGAACAGCGGCGCAGAAGCCGTGGAAACGGCTATCAAGGTCGCTCGCAAATGGGCTTACCAGGTTAAGGGCGTTCCGAGATACAAAGCTGAAATCATCGTTGCCGAGGGTAATTTCCACGGGCGCACAACGACCATTATTTCATTTACAACCACCGAATTCTACAAACACGATTTCGGTCCCTTTACCCCCGGCTTCCCGATGTTGCCTTATGGTGATTTGGAGGCCATCAAGGCTGCCATTACCCCCAACACATGCGCTATCATGCTGGAACCGCTGCAGGGCGAAAATGGGATCATCGTGCCGCCGGAAGGCTATCTCAAAGCAGTTAAAGACCTATGCGAAAAGAATAACATTCTCTTCATCGCCGATGAAATTCAGACCGGCCTCGGGCGCACAGGTGCACTCTTCGCCTCGCAACATGAAGGCGTTCACCCGGATATCACCATCATCGGAAAAGCGCTTTCAGGCGGCTTCTATCCCGTCTCGGCCGTACTGGCAGATAAGGCCATCCTGGGACTGATCGAACCCGGTGAGCACGGATCAACCTTCGGCGGAAATCCTCTGGGCGCAGCTGTTGGTATTGCAGCCTTAGAAGTGATTGAAGACGAAAACCTGGTGGAGAACGCTCAAAAGATGGGCCAATACATCATGGAATATCTTGAGGAGATTCCCAAGAAGAACATCAAGGATATTCGCGGCAAAGGCCTCCTGATCGGCGTTGAACTGAAGCACGAATTGGGCGGCGCTCGACGCTTTGCGGAAACCCTGCAGAAAAAGGGCATTCTGGTGAAAGAAACTCACGAACATATCCTGAGGCTTGCGCCACCATTGGTCATAGATAAAGAAACTGTTGATTGGATGCTGCCCATCTTACGGGATGTGCTGCTTATGGATTAA
- the argF gene encoding ornithine carbamoyltransferase yields MKHFLDIADFTSEEIQGLLTLATNLKAEQKKGESRPLFKGKVLAMVFQKPSLRTRVSFDMAMRDLNGDALYLSPSEIGLGKRESIADISRVLSGYVHVVMARVFSHQHILELAKWSSVPVINGLSDYNHPCQAMADALTIYEEFGSLKDVNVSYIGDGNNVAVSLMKVVTKLGANFRIANPEDYDMPEGDIELGKDIARQNGGTVTLLREPQAAAEGADVIYTDTWTSMGQEEEAKKRELVFPPYQVNQDLLKLAKPEAIVMHCLPAHRGQEITDEVADGPQSRLFPQAENRMHAQKAVLVDLLLGGDPDAK; encoded by the coding sequence ATGAAACACTTTCTTGATATCGCGGATTTCACCAGTGAAGAAATCCAAGGGCTGCTGACCCTGGCAACCAACCTGAAAGCTGAACAGAAGAAGGGCGAATCCCGGCCGCTGTTCAAGGGTAAAGTCCTGGCGATGGTCTTCCAGAAGCCCAGTCTGCGCACTCGAGTCAGTTTTGACATGGCTATGCGGGACCTGAACGGCGATGCGCTTTACCTTTCCCCCAGCGAAATTGGTTTGGGAAAGCGCGAATCGATCGCAGATATTTCCCGGGTATTGTCAGGTTACGTCCATGTTGTGATGGCTCGTGTCTTTTCCCATCAGCACATCCTGGAACTGGCGAAATGGTCATCCGTCCCAGTGATCAACGGCCTCAGTGATTACAATCACCCCTGCCAGGCTATGGCTGACGCCCTCACCATTTATGAAGAGTTCGGCTCCCTCAAGGACGTGAACGTCTCCTATATTGGCGATGGCAACAATGTGGCCGTTTCGCTGATGAAAGTCGTCACCAAACTGGGCGCGAACTTCCGCATCGCTAACCCTGAAGACTACGATATGCCCGAAGGTGATATTGAACTGGGCAAAGACATTGCCCGTCAAAATGGCGGCACAGTGACCCTGCTGCGCGAACCGCAGGCAGCTGCTGAAGGTGCCGATGTGATCTATACCGACACCTGGACCAGCATGGGCCAGGAAGAAGAAGCCAAGAAGCGCGAACTGGTCTTCCCACCCTATCAGGTCAATCAGGATCTGCTCAAGCTGGCCAAACCGGAGGCGATTGTGATGCACTGCCTCCCCGCCCACCGCGGCCAGGAGATCACGGACGAGGTAGCGGACGGTCCGCAATCCCGTCTCTTCCCGCAGGCGGAAAACCGTATGCACGCACAAAAAGCCGTCCTCGTAGACTTGTTGCTTGGAGGCGATCCCGATGCTAAATAG
- the ybeY gene encoding rRNA maturation RNase YbeY, with product MIDFQFDSSFIADIDGNRLSQAIIRTLDILKKPDMDITLRLIDDDEMQHLNQTFRGEDKTTDVLSFNQDIRDPETGQYYLGDILISVPKAALQAMEHAHSLENEITFLSIHGTLHLLGYDHYTEEEKAIMWPLQEKIFSEIKGLES from the coding sequence ATGATTGATTTTCAATTTGATTCATCATTCATAGCCGACATCGACGGCAATCGACTCAGCCAGGCGATTATTAGAACATTGGATATTCTCAAGAAGCCAGATATGGATATCACCCTGCGCTTGATTGATGATGATGAAATGCAGCATCTAAACCAGACCTTCCGTGGCGAAGACAAGACCACGGATGTTTTGTCATTTAATCAGGATATCCGTGACCCTGAGACAGGCCAGTATTATCTCGGTGACATTCTGATCTCAGTTCCTAAGGCAGCCCTCCAAGCTATGGAGCATGCGCACTCCTTGGAAAACGAAATCACCTTCCTCAGCATCCATGGCACCTTGCATCTTTTAGGTTATGATCACTACACTGAAGAAGAGAAAGCCATCATGTGGCCGCTTCAGGAGAAAATATTCTCAGAAATTAAAGGTTTGGAAAGTTAA
- a CDS encoding HDIG domain-containing protein encodes MSIQAEVKQRPNKSVIIKTALLILTGILAFFALILPETFSEAAYPMSVGEASPQDILAPYSLTFESEVLTENARQAAADAISPIYLPTDPSIGRHQAESLQTVLYYITTVRQDEYATLEQKISDIQAIENQNLSDETITRILQLSDVRWEAVESETSIVLEEVMRNTIRDTDLYSAKRNIPSLIDFAFPQNQADIVADLVEPFVVPNSLYSVEETNAAVEEARQSIQPVIRSFISGETLVNRGQIIQNVDWEGLEHYGLIQTSDRAEEVISAGILTLLVTAVVGLYFHWRRNNLNYSFKAVFLIAITFLVFLTLGRSVIIDRTIMPYIFPVAAFALTLSTIFGFELAALLSTILGIMTAYGMAQGYDLTIFYVVPTIIGILVLGNAHRIASFFIAGITIGLSGIAIIFAYRLPDTVTDWVGIATLSAAALVNGIAASGITLLLQYLFSNILGTTTALQLLDTSRPDHPLLQHLLRNAPGTYQHSLQVSNLAEQAAESIGANSLLVRVGAIFHDCGKSQNPQFFIENQIQEKLNPHDDLDPLTSAQTIISHVTDGVDLAKKYRLPNRIIDFIREHHGTMYTHYQYTQAVKEAGGDLSKVDKSLFTYPGPRPQSRETALLMLADGTEARARAEMPKNEEELRDLIDTVFLFYAQNHQLDDTNLTLKDLQNAQQSFYRTLKGSYHPRVKYPALETKIKPVSLPEPEQKALPE; translated from the coding sequence ATGTCCATTCAAGCTGAAGTAAAACAAAGACCGAACAAGTCGGTAATCATCAAGACTGCCCTCCTGATACTCACTGGTATCCTGGCATTCTTTGCTTTAATTCTGCCTGAAACTTTCAGCGAAGCAGCCTATCCCATGTCTGTTGGTGAGGCTTCACCGCAGGACATCCTAGCGCCCTATTCTCTGACTTTTGAAAGCGAAGTCCTGACAGAAAACGCTCGTCAGGCCGCTGCTGACGCCATTTCTCCCATTTACTTGCCAACCGATCCAAGTATCGGCCGTCATCAGGCGGAATCCCTGCAAACCGTGCTTTATTACATCACAACCGTGCGGCAAGATGAATATGCCACCCTGGAACAGAAAATCTCTGATATTCAGGCCATTGAAAATCAGAACCTCTCCGATGAGACTATTACGCGCATCCTTCAATTAAGTGATGTTCGCTGGGAAGCTGTCGAATCTGAAACTTCCATAGTACTTGAAGAAGTCATGCGGAACACCATCCGTGACACGGATCTCTATTCCGCCAAACGCAACATCCCCTCATTGATAGATTTTGCCTTCCCCCAGAACCAGGCGGATATCGTCGCCGATCTGGTGGAGCCCTTTGTCGTCCCCAACAGCCTCTACAGCGTTGAAGAGACGAACGCTGCCGTTGAAGAAGCCCGTCAGTCCATTCAACCGGTAATTCGCTCCTTTATTTCCGGCGAGACACTGGTGAACAGAGGGCAAATCATTCAAAATGTGGATTGGGAAGGGCTCGAACATTACGGCCTGATTCAAACCAGTGACCGGGCCGAAGAAGTTATCAGTGCCGGCATCCTTACGCTATTAGTGACGGCAGTTGTGGGATTATATTTCCACTGGCGTCGCAATAATTTAAATTACTCTTTTAAAGCTGTTTTCCTAATCGCAATCACCTTCCTCGTTTTCCTGACTCTTGGTCGATCTGTGATCATTGATCGAACAATCATGCCCTATATTTTTCCCGTGGCAGCCTTCGCTCTAACTCTCTCTACCATATTTGGATTTGAGCTGGCAGCATTGCTCTCCACGATTCTAGGGATCATGACGGCCTATGGCATGGCGCAAGGCTATGATCTGACCATCTTCTATGTGGTCCCGACAATTATTGGAATCCTTGTGCTGGGTAATGCGCATCGGATTGCGTCTTTCTTCATTGCAGGTATCACAATAGGCCTATCTGGCATTGCTATCATTTTTGCCTATCGCCTGCCCGACACTGTAACGGACTGGGTTGGCATCGCTACACTTTCCGCTGCCGCACTCGTCAATGGCATCGCTGCTTCAGGGATCACCTTACTCCTACAATATCTCTTCTCGAACATTTTGGGGACAACTACGGCCCTTCAGCTATTGGATACATCCAGGCCGGATCACCCCCTGTTGCAACATCTCCTGCGGAATGCGCCCGGCACCTATCAGCACTCCCTGCAGGTTTCCAATCTGGCAGAACAGGCTGCTGAGTCAATAGGAGCAAATAGCTTACTCGTTCGTGTTGGGGCGATATTCCATGACTGCGGTAAATCTCAAAACCCGCAATTCTTCATTGAAAACCAAATCCAGGAAAAGCTCAACCCGCACGATGACCTAGATCCTTTAACAAGTGCTCAGACCATCATCAGCCATGTCACCGATGGCGTTGATCTGGCAAAGAAATATCGTCTGCCGAACCGGATAATTGACTTCATTCGGGAACACCATGGCACAATGTATACCCATTACCAATACACGCAAGCGGTCAAGGAAGCTGGCGGTGATCTTTCGAAGGTCGACAAATCGCTCTTCACCTATCCCGGCCCTCGCCCACAATCTCGGGAAACCGCTCTGCTGATGCTTGCGGATGGCACTGAAGCCAGGGCTAGGGCTGAAATGCCTAAGAATGAAGAGGAACTGCGTGACCTGATCGATACAGTTTTCCTTTTCTACGCCCAAAATCACCAGTTGGATGACACCAACCTGACCCTCAAGGATTTACAGAACGCCCAACAATCCTTCTATCGCACGCTCAAGGGTTCTTACCATCCCAGGGTGAAATATCCAGCTTTGGAAACTAAAATCAAACCAGTCTCCTTACCCGAGCCAGAACAGAAAGCGCTGCCGGAATGA
- a CDS encoding GatB/YqeY domain-containing protein → MNMKQEIQQALTAAMKARDEDTKRTLRLVMSAIKMAEVEAKGDLDDNRILGILQKEVKTREDIITESKQADRADLVEAAEKEMAILNQFLPQQMNPAELKALAQGVITELGASSVRDMGEVMKQLMPKLEGRASGSDASKAVREILQTQ, encoded by the coding sequence ATGAACATGAAACAGGAAATTCAACAGGCGTTAACCGCGGCCATGAAAGCCCGAGATGAAGACACCAAACGCACTTTGCGTCTAGTCATGTCTGCCATCAAAATGGCCGAAGTGGAAGCGAAGGGTGACCTGGACGATAACCGCATCCTCGGTATCCTCCAGAAGGAAGTCAAAACCCGGGAAGATATCATCACCGAATCCAAGCAGGCTGATCGAGCTGACCTGGTAGAGGCTGCCGAGAAAGAAATGGCGATCCTTAACCAATTCCTTCCCCAACAGATGAACCCGGCAGAACTCAAAGCACTGGCACAGGGTGTCATCACCGAGTTAGGCGCATCCAGCGTGCGCGATATGGGCGAAGTGATGAAACAACTGATGCCTAAGCTGGAAGGCCGCGCCTCCGGCTCCGATGCCAGCAAAGCCGTACGGGAAATCCTCCAGACCCAATAA
- a CDS encoding helix-hairpin-helix domain-containing protein, translating to MNKPWLLLLSGLLIGLLAAGLILLIAQPRQGVPITLLPAPTATTTGLPLPTRTPEPILVQIGGAVHSPGVYSLNADARLEDLIVAAGNLTSDADLDRINVTMKLQDGEYYYLPAVNEDIPETAANAPGYIASDNGFSYPLNLNTATQEELESLPGIGPSKAEDILIYREQHGPFATLDDLVNVSGIGDATVESLRDYLVVEQP from the coding sequence ATGAATAAACCTTGGCTATTACTCCTGTCCGGATTACTCATCGGGCTGTTGGCTGCGGGTCTGATCCTATTGATCGCTCAGCCCAGGCAGGGTGTCCCAATTACTTTGTTACCGGCACCCACCGCCACAACCACCGGCTTGCCCCTGCCCACTCGAACTCCAGAGCCCATCCTGGTCCAAATTGGCGGTGCTGTCCATTCACCCGGCGTCTATTCCCTCAATGCCGACGCGAGATTGGAAGATCTGATCGTTGCAGCAGGTAATCTGACCTCGGATGCGGATCTCGATCGAATCAACGTCACTATGAAGTTGCAGGATGGTGAATATTACTACCTTCCTGCCGTGAACGAAGATATCCCGGAAACCGCCGCTAATGCACCGGGTTATATCGCCAGTGATAACGGGTTCAGCTATCCACTAAACCTCAATACGGCAACCCAGGAAGAGTTGGAATCTCTACCTGGGATCGGCCCCTCCAAAGCCGAGGACATTCTGATCTATCGAGAACAACATGGTCCCTTTGCCACCCTCGACGATCTGGTAAATGTCAGCGGAATTGGTGATGCAACTGTCGAAAGCCTGCGAGATTATTTAGTTGTGGAACAACCATGA